The genomic window TTCACTTAAGAATACTGTTTAACTTTTCCGCGTATATATATCCATCTTCTTCACAGTAATTACGCACCAAGCAGTTACATGCACGAAGAGAGTGTCTAATACCGCCAGCAATTCTCACGGTCATACACGCATTCTGGAAACGTAACTCACACATCAGATTATTCAGATTTTTGTCCGTTTCTTATTGTTCTCCTTTAcagtgttttttcttcttctttagacTGCAATAGTTACAAGGCAGATCTTTAATAAAACGTCACACTATAGCACaaccttctttcttcttctgatcAGCGTTCGATAGTAGAACAGACACGTGTGCACAAAGTGTATGGTGTGGTTGTAACACCGAGGCATAGAATTAATCATTTTGTGTACATGGTGTGCATACAAATTCCGAATGACTTGTCAAAAAGTGCACCCAGTTTCTGAGCTAGCACGTGCACAAGGTTCTTGGTATAGCTATCTTGCCATCTACATCAGCACACAGTTTTCGTTAGACATGACTGTACCACATGGCCGTAAAGTTTTCTACGACCGCTGACCGTACAGACTGAGTGATAGCCGTTTCAAGTCTTTGTTCAAATTCAGTCACATAATTAAGGTCATCCATGCAGTCTTCACGCAAACCCTCCTTTCTGGAAAGGCGCCCTGGCGAATCGTACATGGTCCAAGTTGTTCAAATTCACATGAGGTCATCCATACAGTCTTCACAGAGCCACCCCTTCTGGAAAGGCGCTCTGAAGGCCACACAGCGGTACTTCTGACAGCGGTAACACTGCTTGAGGTTCTCCGTGTGTCTGCGACGAGACAGGTGGTCCTCCTGAACCTCGTCGTTGAGGTCTTCCAGGTCCTGCTCCTTGCGCTCAAACACGTACTTGACGCCTTCCGCGTTTGGCGCGCGGACCTCAAGGTAGCCATCGTAACGCGGTTTGCCCTTGTGCTGcttctggtggtggtggtggtaaggAGGGGGAGGGTTGGCTGTatgatgttgttgctgttgctgcggGCGTGTGTAGACCTTCTGTTTGGGTCTGGATTGGAGCTGGTTGAGGTGGGCCTTCTCTGATTTGAAGGCACCGCTGAACACTTCAGGTTTGTCCCTGGAACACACAGCCTTGTCTCCAGAACACGTAATGTCTGCTGGGCACTGAACACAAAGACGGGCAGAGGAATGTTCCGCGGAAGGATAGTGCGCAGAACGTTGAGAGGAGTACCGGTCTTCAGCGGGGTGAGGAGGAGTGCAACGTCCAACGCACTCCCCAGACGACGTCGACACGAGTCGACCGTTAGAAGAGGACGAGTCACAGGACGTGGCCGTCCCGTAGCCCGACTCCGGCGCCGTAGGCCTCGTCTTCATCGACTTCGACCTCATGACCACTGACGACCCTGACGACGACGAAGCGGCATCTTCGCCACTGTTGTGAGTGTTTCTGGCCTCGCGGAGGCTGAGGTTTCGGCACAGCTGGCTGTACATGTTCTTGATGTTGTCTGACGATGCTCGACAGTCCAGGCAGAGAAAGTGCTTGCGGCCTGAGATGAAGGAGGCGTTGGGCAGACATGTGTCACTTCTCTGCCCACACTTCTCACACTTTTCCTGTCGCTTGTTCTTCGTCTTCAGCTTTCTGCACACTCTGGACAGCCAGTTCTGCGAGGCCTTCGCCGCTTCCACGATGTTCTCATTGTTGCTCTCTGCGGAGCCTGGTCGTTCTGAGGAGATTGtcgtggtggtggcggtgatgaTGTCGGAATGTCTGGAGGCCAGCTGAGAAGACATCCTGTTGCTCTTCTGCATTCTGAGTTGTGGCACGACGGCGCAGTTACTCATTGTGGTGGATGAGTGAAGATCGATGCAGCAACAGTCATTAAAAACAGCAACACAAGTACGTGGTGAGAAGTTACACCAAGACAGCACTTTGTCCTTCGCGAACAAGTTTTTTCAGCAACTTCCACACAGACAAAACTGTGACCACAAACACAAGTCACAGTAAAGTTAATCTAATGTCGTTAACCTTTCAGATCCAGACAGGAGTAAAAGATCATCCACAGCCGGGCAACAACACACAATAAATCTGAGTCCAGACAGAAGTAAAGTCAAGCAATAAGTCCAGCAGAACACGGCAGTCACAAGTATAACATCAGTAATACAGTCTTGACTGTGACGACGTTCACACTAACGTGCCGGCCGGGAGACTGAAACAGCGTGTTAGGAGCGGCGAGTTTTCTTCCGTCTAGCAGTCTCCAACGTCTAGCAATGTGGGTGTGGGGGCGCAACTAACCGCAACCTGGCATACCATGCAGCGCTAAGGTCCCCCCACGCTTGGCTGAACACAGCACTCGTTGCCTCCCACCTTTGAGGTGCCGGCGCCGGGGGCACTGTTGTGTGTGGCCGGTTAATCGCCCGTGAACTCTAATCCACCCGTTTTGGTTCTCGCTGTTCAAGCCACCCGCTTTACTTCTTTCTGCTTGTTCTGTTCGCACGCCGCTGCTCTTCAATACAACGGTCCTTCCCTGTGGGAGAGGCTACAGGGGAATCAGTTCAAGCCTGGGTAGGTACCTGGGTCTCAGACTATTTTCGGGTACCCACCCTGGACACCCGAAGGCTCTGAAAAAGCGGTTCACGCCGGTATAATCTCCTTCTGCTAATCCAATTGTTCGGGATAACTGCctttgaggaacgccgaaaaaCAACAGCCGCTTTCAGAGTTCGCACCAGGCTTATAATTATTATGCCGTCCGCTCAAATGATTCTTGCACAGTTTTGTGGAGAGTTACCGAGTGCACGTGGGAATTATGTTCACTGTTCCACAGTTGTACGACTGAAGTTCAGACGATGCCGTTCAGTACATGATAATCCAGCAACTTgaagagaagaaaagaagaaacagctCGGGTGGTTATGTTCCCACGGGTTTTGTTGGTGCTGTACTTGATTTAGTTCTTGTCACTCTTCCCTGTTGTACCAAGTTCACACGATGCAGTGTATAGTAATCTAACAGAGGAAAGAAATGAGAAGCAGTTGGTGTAATGCTCTCGCAGGATGGTGTTGGTTTCAATTCAGGTATTGTCACTCTAGTGCCGTTCACTGTTTACAGTTACACCACAGTTAGCAACCTTCAAATGATGCGACGTTTATCACACGTACAAACAATACACACGCGCGAATCTGTTTTCCCTTTATCCGCGAGTTTATCTCACCAtagacctatctaatataggtccctgatcTCACGTAGCACTCTTCAGTGTTACGAGTACGTTGAAATGTTTTCATTTCAGTCCTATATGTGATCATCATTATCAGTCCATGTTTTGGTCTGCGATGTTTTCGTTGTGAAATCTTGCGGTAAAGTGCGGGTTTCAAATTTAGCACAGGCCTTTTAAACTGGGGGCTAGCTCAGCATGACATAAGCATGAGAAGGCAGACCGATGTTTTCCCTCTCTGTGTACACGACCACGAGGAGCACCCAACGGCAACGTGTCGTCAACGCTATATCTGGGAGGGAATTCCCGTTTTGACCTAAAAACGTGGACAGAACTTGGATTTCTAAAAAGAAAACCTCTCAGAATTTGTTGTCTGTTTTCATATAACTGTAGAGAAAAAAATACTACAAGCTTACAAAAAGGTAGGCAACTTAATACAAAGAGTGCAGTATGTAAAATAAGCAAGAAATAGATAGCGAGAAGCTATGCTTTCTGCAGTCCAAAACTTCGCCCAGATCAAGTTATTCCAGGGCCGTCGGTGAGCGGGTTGTGAATGGCATGCCGGCAATGTGACCTATATAAGGTCAACCAGTGGCGGGCCTGCTTTCCCAGACATGCCCATTCACGTTGAGGCGACGACCAATCAGATCGCTCGTCTGTACCTCGTCTGCATATAATATACAA from Littorina saxatilis isolate snail1 linkage group LG4, US_GU_Lsax_2.0, whole genome shotgun sequence includes these protein-coding regions:
- the LOC138964671 gene encoding uncharacterized protein, which codes for MSNCAVVPQLRMQKSNRMSSQLASRHSDIITATTTTISSERPGSAESNNENIVEAAKASQNWLSRVCRKLKTKNKRQEKCEKCGQRSDTCLPNASFISGRKHFLCLDCRASSDNIKNMYSQLCRNLSLREARNTHNSGEDAASSSSGSSVVMRSKSMKTRPTAPESGYGTATSCDSSSSNGRLVSTSSGECVGRCTPPHPAEDRYSSQRSAHYPSAEHSSARLCVQCPADITCSGDKAVCSRDKPEVFSGAFKSEKAHLNQLQSRPKQKVYTRPQQQQQHHTANPPPPYHHHHQKQHKGKPRYDGYLEVRAPNAEGVKYVFERKEQDLEDLNDEVQEDHLSRRRHTENLKQCYRCQKYRCVAFRAPFQKGWLCEDCMDDLM